The sequence TGTAAACAAACTGGAGCAAGGAGATGACTGACTTAAAGTACGGTGTGCACATCATGGTGGTTCCAGCCATGCAGTGTGACCCGAGGAGTGACACCAGGAGGTACTTCGAAGGAAATGGTTACTGTCATCACTTCACCTGGTACCAGTGAAAAATAGTTGTCGGAGTAATGAACAGGAAGGATGCGTGTGTCTTCTTCACCTTTCTTGTTTTCCTCCTTTGAAGCATGAACAgagaaatgaagaaagaaagcAACTCCTTTCCCCGTTCCATTAACTTCAGAAACCTTCGCCTTGTTGTGCCCCCTTGAAAAGTTCCTCCTAATCTTCTCGTATAAACTGATTTCATGTTTCTCCCCATCCAAAAGGTCAAAAGATTCTGATGAATCCGATTCATCAAAGCTGCCGTTTCTTCTGATAAAGTTATTTCTATACGGTGGAGCATTAGAATCTGGCTTCTTTGATGTGTTCTGAATATGCATGCGCATTTCATAGCTCGACCCTTTTATAAAGGTTAGAGAAGTTATCTTGAGGGGTGGTCTTCTCTCCCTGAATTGTTCCAAAAGCTTGTAATCACCACCGGTTAGGTGCAACCAGTAAAAATTCCTCGAGTATATGCGATTATCAGACACATCATAGAGTTTGAGAAGAAGAAAGTAAACTGGCTTTGAATTCTTTGACTTCGGATACTTCATCTCAAACGTAGATATAGTTTTTTTGGGTGGCACAGTAAGTTTTTCAGAGGTTTTGTAGTATGGACATTCGCCTTCCAAATCCCAAACTGAGGCTTCTATAGCAACGTTAGAAAGTTCCTCTGACGTAGTGTTCACTACCTGTAGACAGTAAAATAATCATGAAAACAGTAAAATTCCACCAGATCTTATCCTAGTTCCTGCATTATCAATTTTTTGGATGCAAAAGTTGCACATTTAAGTCTAGGTGGTATGAAAGAAGTAATACCTACTATATTTATTTCCCTATCTGAAAAGGCAAGCAGAAGGAGaagttccaaaaaaataaaataaaaagtatgatcaaTGCCAGAGACTTCAGGTTCTGAATTCTAGCCtccaatatttattatataagttCAAGCATATCCACTTTCTATTATTTAAACCAAAGTATTAGTTATCCTCTAACAATGCTAGACAAATGATTACCTCAACAGAATATGTTGCCAGATTAAGCTGAACATGAATTGGTTCTGCCGCAGAGCGGCAGCCATAGAATCCTGCTGTTTGGTCAAGGAGATGATCATAAAACTGGCCTCTTAGACCAGTCCATGGGTTTTGAGTTTTCCATATCAAAACACCTGTATATTTGCTCCACATCTGGGAAGTGTAGCCTTCTAAAAGAGCTCTGTACTGAACATAGTTAACAAGCTGTGCctgtatatgatttatttacAGAATAAGTCAAACgcagaaaaaatgaaaaatagtttGCACATCAATGAAACAATTAACTCACCTTCAGACAAAAATCATCCAGATCATTTGGTTTCCCATATGATAATATCTGGTCATGAACCTTCTCTGGTTTGGAATAGGGAATGTATTTATGATAAGTCCATATGGGATTGGGGACTTCTTCAATGTAGCCATTCGATAATTTTTTGAACAGAGGAATCTGCCACCCTTCTGGAGGCATAGTTGCCCTGATAGTAGCCGCTACTGGCATCCCCACGTTACCGACCTCTGGATTAAAGCCATACTGGTAGTAGTCATGCTTGAAGAAGTCCTCGGGGTTCTGAATTTCGTAAGGACCATCGGTGAAGTCCCCTTTCCCATCTGCAAATCCATCCCACATAGATCCTTGAACGTAAACTCTAGTACCATCTAGATATTGACTTGGATCCTTTATCATGAGAGTAATTGTTGATGTGCCATTGTTATTCAAATTCATATAATATGGATGGAGTTGTAGATCATTCTTCAAAGCAGCATTGATGTCAGGTGGTGGAACTTGTTCATTTCCCCCAACCCACAAGGCAAGACTAGGATGGTTCCTCAAAAGCTTAATTGTATCTCTTGCACATAGCAAGAAAAGATCATGGTCAAGTGGGCCATCTGGGTTTGACACAGGGTCACCTCGTCCATCACAGTCCCCGGTAATCCAGAACTCTTGCCAAACCTGCCAAAGAATGAGATATTCACATTATGATCCTCTTTTATTCTATAGAGCTATTTTATAAATGCACTTCATCTCCAAGTAACTCTActtataacattttaaattgTAGTTGACGCAGATGCCAATTTTATGTGTCTATCCATGGGCTGTTGCATGGAACTCCACACGCTGAATAGAAGTAGCAACTTTCTAAAGTAAAAGCAAATAATCGGTTCAAGATTCTGCAAGAACCAAATTATATATACTCTGTACATGAAAGCAATAAATGCCTCTGCTCTGAAGAGTCCAACTAATATGTAGCTTCATCAGCCTAGCAAGATATATGGACATCCACAACCATTGTTGTAATAATCACCATCGCCAAAAAAAAGAAGCCATAATAGTTGTCAACTAAACCATCCAGATATTTTATCTCTGAGACAAGTTACTCTTTCGAAGCGATAAAGCAAGTTGGCTTCTGTTTTACTTTCAAGTTTCAACCCATATGATCTAGAAATTCAAAGGAACTGGCATATAAAGCAGGGTAAGAAGGAGTTCCCTACAGCTTGAAATTTAGATAAACATAAACTCAAGAGGGGCCTTACTGAGGGATGCTCAGATTCAGTTGCCTCATAGGAGAGGTCTATTCAGGAGAACAATGAAAATATGAGAGAGTTCTATGGCATTTTAGTACACCTATGAGATTCTAATTTTTAGTATAGATGATTGAATGCTATTTGTGAAAAATCCTATATCTTGTCTAGATCTtctaccttttctttttttctttattgtgATAAAGGAGATTTTCTACCTTTTATGTACTAATCATATAGAAAGTGATTCACGTTCACATCGATAAAGTTATTCCTTAAGACATTGGCATCCGGTACTGCAATCAAGAGGTCATCTTTCCAACTATACAAATTAGGATATGCACACACAAGGCAGAGCACATCAACACGTAATAACAAGTTAGAAACCACAAATGCAGAGAGGTGGGGTTAGAAGTGTTTGTTCTCACCAGTAAACCATACAAGTCACAATAATGATAAAACTCAGGTCTCTCAGCCAGTCCCCCACCCCAACAACGCATCATGTTGAAGTTCATATCAGCATGGAATCTGATATCCGTCTTGTATCTTTCCTTTGAAAGCCGCAATAATCCATCTGAGAGGATCCAATTACCCCCACGAATGAATATTGGCTGACCATTTACCTTAAAAATCCTGCCATGAAAACAAAGCCAATATAAACACCATTATGTTAACTAACGAAACAAATTTCTCTGGAGAAGATAAAGGGAGATCTCAAAGTTACAGTTACCTTCCACCTGTGGCACTATCTATATGACTCTCAATTTTGCGAAAGCCAAAATGATGACTCCATGTATCCGATTCTCCATAACCTTTCACATTAACAGTTATCTCGACATTGTACAGATGTTGCTTTCCCATGCCATTAGGCCACCATAAATTGGGTTTATATAAATAAAGCTGCAATGGAAAGATTTAATCCACTTAGACTAAAAGCTTTTCATTTGGTTCTCCTTTTAACAGAATAAACCTGAGATTCATTGACGAGCAGTACAATGGAGAAGACTGATTTTCGAAGCGAAGACTTCACTAAAGCTCAATAAAAGAGACAGAATAGATGCACCCAGGAAAGAGAAAAATCTAAAaaccaacaacaaaaataaagaacttCATATAGAGAGGAGTACTCGATTTAGAGCATGTGCTAAGTCAGCACATGAACTGGATCAAACATCCCAAAAGGATTTCTTTTTCATGAGGCACTTTATTGTCCTGTTTCATTACATCATTGTTCACCAACTTCAAAGAATGAATAAAAGAGAACGTTCTAAGAACAGAAACGTGAGAAAAACTTGCGAAGTTTGGACAATCCTCAGTCAAACCAATATCCTCATGGTAATTGGTATACTAAGATAAAAcgtaaaaaaaagttattggatTACCATCTCAAGCATATCCTCTCAGTACTGTATAACTCTCTGATTTAATCAACTGGAAGAACAATTGGAGGTAACACCGAAACTCAGTAACAGAAACCTTCACATCCCCTCCCACATGGATTGTTATTCAGATCATCAAGGAAAGCATCCAGTAGACTAAAGCCAGAGTGTGTGCAACCTTCACTTGGATTTTTTACAAATATGCTAACATAAACTGGTGTGTTGCATTCTTTTAAAATAGCACTCTAACACCCTAACTAAGGAGTGCACTGTACCATGTCCTACTCATGATTTTCTCAACCATAGACCCAATTGGGCCATTAAAAAGTGACTTTGTATACAAGCTTGAGACACTACAAGATGTTTCTTAGGACTGGAATTAGAATCTCCACAACAttttttatactaattttatgaaaagGATGAAGAAATACATATACCAATATTACTTTAGAatcaaagagaaaaagaaagtaacaaaacaaaagagagaaagaagaaactAACTTGAGGAAATGTATAATGAATGTTTGCACCCGCAGAAATAGACACATGCTGTGTCTCAAGATGCTCAACTAAGAAAGTACCATCTTCAAGTTCAGTTGACACTTGGATGTTCAGCGAGCATTCAGCTACCAAGGCATTTCTGTTGACCAACTCTACCGTAGAATGCAAATATACCCTCTTGTAGTCGTCAAAAAAAGATGAGGCCAAGTGGGGATCTACTATTTTCACTGGCTGCACCAGAAATGGTATTTAATCTGAATCAGGAACTATATATTAACCACAACAGGACGAATTGTTAAGGACACAAAGTAACATCACccagcaaaaaaaaaaggataggAAAAGTTGACCACTAACACCCAACATTGTAAAAACAAATAGTTGCCAACAGTTTTCTGGTTAAAAGTACACAGGTCTAAAAGGTGAAGTTCACAACACAAACTATAAGAATCTCCAATGATTATTCAAAGAAACAGACTAAAGATTCATGAGGCAGAACTAGATTTGATTGAAATCTTACC comes from Solanum pennellii chromosome 1, SPENNV200 and encodes:
- the LOC107008011 gene encoding mannosylglycoprotein endo-beta-mannosidase; the encoded protein is MVKTVLDKGWLAARSTEVEINGVQLTTTQPPTQPLNSPWMEAAVPGTVLGTLLKNKLIPDPFYGLENEAIIDIADSGREHYTFWFFTTFECKLSNNQHVDLNFRAINYSAEVYLNGHKEVLPKGMFRRHSIDITDILHPDGQNLLAVLVYPPDHPGRIPPKGGQGGDHEIGKDVAAQYVEGWDWMTPIRDRNTGIWDEVSITVTGPVKIVDPHLASSFFDDYKRVYLHSTVELVNRNALVAECSLNIQVSTELEDGTFLVEHLETQHVSISAGANIHYTFPQLYLYKPNLWWPNGMGKQHLYNVEITVNVKGYGESDTWSHHFGFRKIESHIDSATGGRIFKVNGQPIFIRGGNWILSDGLLRLSKERYKTDIRFHADMNFNMMRCWGGGLAERPEFYHYCDLYGLLVWQEFWITGDCDGRGDPVSNPDGPLDHDLFLLCARDTIKLLRNHPSLALWVGGNEQVPPPDINAALKNDLQLHPYYMNLNNNGTSTITLMIKDPSQYLDGTRVYVQGSMWDGFADGKGDFTDGPYEIQNPEDFFKHDYYQYGFNPEVGNVGMPVAATIRATMPPEGWQIPLFKKLSNGYIEEVPNPIWTYHKYIPYSKPEKVHDQILSYGKPNDLDDFCLKAQLVNYVQYRALLEGYTSQMWSKYTGVLIWKTQNPWTGLRGQFYDHLLDQTAGFYGCRSAAEPIHVQLNLATYSVEVVNTTSEELSNVAIEASVWDLEGECPYYKTSEKLTVPPKKTISTFEMKYPKSKNSKPVYFLLLKLYDVSDNRIYSRNFYWLHLTGGDYKLLEQFRERRPPLKITSLTFIKGSSYEMRMHIQNTSKKPDSNAPPYRNNFIRRNGSFDESDSSESFDLLDGEKHEISLYEKIRRNFSRGHNKAKVSEVNGTGKGVAFFLHFSVHASKEENKKGEEDTRILPVHYSDNYFSLVPGEVMTVTISFEVPPGVTPRVTLHGWNHHDVHTVL